TGCCCCCAACGACGAGCAGTTAGCAACGGCCTTAAACCAACTGCCCCTGACGGCGGGAATGGAAGATTATTAATCCTTGTACCTGACATGAAGAAATATACATACACCGAAAAAAAAGACACTCGCTCCGGGTTTGGCGCGGGCATTCTTGAACTGGGCCGCACCAATCCGAACGTCGTTGCCCTGACCGCCGACCTGGCTGGCTCCCTCAAACTGGAAGGATTTATGAAGGAATTTCCGGACCGCTTCATCCAGTGCGGTATTTCGGAAGCCAACATGATCGGGGTTTCGGCCGGTCTGACCATCGGGGGCAAGATACCGTTCGCGACCTCGTTTGCCAACTTTGCCACCGGACGGGTTTACGACCAGATCCGGCAATCGGTTTGCTACTCGAACAAAAATGTCAAAATCTGCGCATCACACGCGGGTCTGACGCTGGGTGAAGACGGCGCGACGCACCAGATTCTGGAAGACCTGGGCATGATGAAAATGCTGCCGCACATGACCGTCATCAACCCCTGCGATTTCAACCAGACCAAAGCTGCAACCATCGCCATCGCCGACTACGAAGGACCGGTATACCTGCGGTTTGGCCGCCCGGTGGTGCCCATCTTTACTCCCGCCGATCAGAAGTTTGAAATCGGAAAAGCCCTCGTG
This Larkinella insperata DNA region includes the following protein-coding sequences:
- a CDS encoding transketolase family protein, translating into MKKYTYTEKKDTRSGFGAGILELGRTNPNVVALTADLAGSLKLEGFMKEFPDRFIQCGISEANMIGVSAGLTIGGKIPFATSFANFATGRVYDQIRQSVCYSNKNVKICASHAGLTLGEDGATHQILEDLGMMKMLPHMTVINPCDFNQTKAATIAIADYEGPVYLRFGRPVVPIFTPADQKFEIGKALVLNEGPDVSIFATGHLVWEAIKAGEMLAEQGIEADIINIHTIKPFDEEAVLASVRKTRCAVSAEEHQLNGGLGDSVAQALARNYPAPLEMVGVHDSFGESGTPDQLMKKYGLTAEKIVEAALRAKSRVV